A region of Paractinoplanes abujensis DNA encodes the following proteins:
- a CDS encoding AMP-dependent synthetase/ligase produces MAVEVPYRSIPDMFFKRVAATPNGQAFAVPNADDTGMVWFTWAQVGERASAIAAGLRDLGVGLEDRVAILSGTRFEWVLADLGINCAGAATTTVYPTTEPEDASYIVANSGSKVLIAENAKQALKIAGVDTDVTNVVLIDGPADAGATPPQMTLADLEVRGAAVLRERPTLIDEVVESIGPEHLATLIYTSGTTGRPKGVQLLHAGWTWEGVAQQDLGLFESTDLQYLWLPLSHSFGKTLLCGIIHVGVPTYVDGRVDKLVDMLSVVKPTLMCAAPRIFEKVYNKTVTTALAGSGAKVKIFHWAVATGKQKVALEQAGKPLPGALKLKYSVAEKLVFSKLQTRLGGRLRVLVSGSAPLSREIAEFFAAANLPIMEGYGLTESSAANFVNRLNKLKIGTVGLPLGDLECKIDADGEVLLRGKPVMRGYHDLPQETAEAFTEDGFLRTGDIGEVDADGFLKITDRKKDLVKTSGGKYIAPSAIEGQFKAVCPYTSQAVVVGQARNFVTMLISLDEDAIKGWAANGPLAGKSYEEIVAAPETEKMVEGYVAELNAKLNRWETIKKFAILPRDLSIEAGEITPSMKIKRRSVEANFAEQIDKMYAGSLAQI; encoded by the coding sequence ATGGCAGTTGAGGTTCCCTACCGGTCGATCCCCGACATGTTCTTCAAGCGTGTCGCCGCCACCCCCAACGGCCAGGCGTTCGCCGTGCCGAATGCCGACGACACGGGCATGGTCTGGTTCACGTGGGCGCAGGTCGGCGAGCGGGCCTCGGCGATCGCGGCGGGCTTGCGCGACCTCGGCGTCGGCCTCGAGGACAGGGTGGCCATCCTCTCCGGCACCCGCTTCGAGTGGGTCCTGGCCGACCTGGGCATCAACTGCGCCGGCGCGGCCACCACGACGGTCTACCCGACGACTGAGCCCGAGGACGCGAGCTACATCGTCGCCAACTCCGGTTCCAAGGTGCTGATCGCCGAGAACGCGAAGCAGGCGCTCAAGATCGCAGGGGTCGACACCGACGTCACGAACGTCGTGCTCATCGACGGCCCGGCCGACGCCGGTGCCACCCCGCCGCAGATGACGCTGGCCGACCTCGAGGTGCGTGGCGCCGCCGTCCTGCGGGAGCGCCCCACCCTGATCGACGAGGTGGTCGAGAGCATCGGCCCCGAGCACCTGGCCACCCTCATCTACACCTCCGGCACCACCGGCCGCCCCAAGGGTGTGCAGCTGCTGCACGCGGGCTGGACGTGGGAGGGTGTCGCCCAGCAGGATCTCGGCCTGTTCGAGTCGACCGACCTGCAGTATTTGTGGCTGCCGCTGTCGCACTCGTTCGGCAAGACGCTGCTCTGCGGCATCATCCACGTGGGCGTCCCGACCTATGTCGACGGCCGCGTCGACAAGCTCGTCGACATGCTCTCGGTGGTCAAGCCGACGCTGATGTGCGCCGCCCCGCGCATCTTCGAGAAGGTCTACAACAAGACGGTCACCACGGCGCTGGCCGGCAGCGGGGCCAAGGTCAAGATCTTCCACTGGGCGGTGGCCACCGGCAAGCAGAAGGTCGCGCTCGAGCAGGCGGGTAAGCCGCTGCCGGGTGCGCTCAAGCTGAAGTATTCCGTGGCCGAGAAGCTGGTCTTCTCGAAGCTGCAGACCCGGCTCGGCGGCCGCCTGCGCGTGCTGGTCAGCGGGTCGGCCCCGCTCAGCCGCGAGATCGCCGAGTTCTTCGCGGCCGCCAACCTGCCGATCATGGAGGGTTACGGCCTGACCGAGAGCAGCGCGGCCAACTTCGTGAACCGGCTCAACAAGCTCAAGATCGGCACGGTGGGCCTGCCGCTGGGTGACCTCGAGTGCAAGATCGACGCGGACGGCGAGGTGCTGCTGCGCGGCAAGCCGGTCATGCGGGGCTACCACGATCTGCCGCAGGAGACGGCCGAGGCCTTCACCGAGGACGGCTTCCTGCGCACCGGGGACATCGGCGAGGTCGACGCGGACGGCTTCCTCAAGATCACCGACCGCAAGAAGGACCTGGTCAAGACGTCGGGCGGCAAGTACATCGCCCCCAGCGCGATCGAGGGCCAGTTCAAGGCGGTCTGCCCGTACACGTCGCAGGCGGTCGTGGTGGGCCAGGCCCGCAACTTCGTCACCATGCTGATCTCGCTCGACGAGGACGCGATCAAGGGCTGGGCGGCTAACGGACCCCTGGCCGGCAAGAGCTACGAGGAGATCGTGGCCGCCCCCGAGACCGAGAAGATGGTCGAGGGTTACGTGGCCGAGCTCAACGCCAAGCTCAACCGCTGGGAGACGATCAAGAAGTTCGCGATCCTCCCGCGCGACCTCAGCATCGAGGCCGGCGAGATCACGCCGTCGATGAAGATCAAGCGGCGGTCGGTCGAGGCCAACTTCGCCGAGCAGATCGACAAGATGTACGCGGGCTCGCTCGCGCAGATCTGA
- a CDS encoding aminoglycoside phosphotransferase family protein, whose translation MSLGPAPQRLTVEVDQARRLVGSQFPQWAGLPVRPVANGGWDNLTFHLGSEMSLRLPSAAEYAQAVEKEHRWLPFFAGRLPRPVPVPLALGAPGEGYPFPWSVYRWLDGRRARAAEIADPVRFALDLAEFLAALQEIDPAEGPAPGTHNWFRGGPLTVFDGLATDALAVLDGIIDVGLAREIWGQALEVPWDGSVRWFHGDVAPGNLLLRDGKLGAVIDFGTCGVGDPSCDYAVAWTLLTSAGREAFRRRLGIDEDSWLRGRGWALWKSLSTCANSLDETGRPAPDTLHDLNEIFTDHRA comes from the coding sequence ATGAGCCTCGGCCCCGCACCTCAGCGGCTCACCGTCGAAGTGGATCAGGCCCGGCGGCTGGTCGGCAGTCAGTTTCCGCAGTGGGCCGGCCTGCCCGTCCGGCCCGTGGCCAACGGCGGGTGGGACAACCTCACCTTCCACCTCGGCTCCGAGATGTCCTTGCGCCTGCCCAGCGCGGCCGAGTACGCCCAGGCCGTGGAGAAAGAACATCGCTGGCTGCCGTTCTTCGCCGGCCGGCTGCCCCGGCCCGTGCCGGTGCCGCTGGCCCTGGGCGCGCCGGGGGAGGGCTATCCGTTCCCGTGGTCGGTCTACCGGTGGCTCGACGGCAGGCGGGCGCGGGCCGCGGAGATCGCCGACCCGGTCCGGTTCGCCCTCGACCTGGCCGAGTTCCTCGCCGCGTTGCAAGAGATCGACCCGGCGGAGGGGCCCGCGCCGGGCACCCACAACTGGTTCCGGGGCGGACCGCTGACGGTCTTCGACGGGCTGGCCACGGATGCCCTGGCCGTGCTGGACGGGATCATCGACGTCGGGCTCGCCCGCGAGATCTGGGGACAGGCGCTCGAGGTGCCGTGGGACGGGTCGGTGCGCTGGTTCCACGGAGACGTGGCGCCGGGCAACCTCCTGCTGCGGGACGGGAAGCTGGGCGCGGTCATCGACTTCGGGACGTGCGGGGTGGGCGACCCGTCCTGCGATTACGCCGTGGCCTGGACGCTGCTGACCTCAGCGGGTCGCGAGGCCTTCCGGCGGCGGCTCGGCATCGACGAGGACAGCTGGCTGCGGGGACGGGGGTGGGCGTTGTGGAAGAGCCTGTCCACCTGCGCCAACTCGCTCGACGAGACCGGCCGCCCGGCGCCTGACACGCTGCACGACCTGAACGAGATCTTCACCGATCACCGAGCCTGA
- a CDS encoding MerR family transcriptional regulator, whose product MATLLLTIGRLASCAGVTIKAVRVHHGPGLLPEPERDASGYHRYGAGDAIQLVRIRTLARIGELPAAGPEGFAAAIEQIARTRERVAQVTGGDRLFVSPEVAGYLDELRRIGVSERGVGRERELWSLPQPAARTRTGQAARSPEDLPRGPVAAELVAATAAAASPAGARIAEPAR is encoded by the coding sequence ATGGCGACCCTACTGCTCACGATCGGCCGGCTCGCCTCGTGCGCGGGCGTGACGATCAAAGCCGTACGCGTCCACCACGGCCCGGGGCTGCTGCCCGAACCCGAACGGGACGCCTCGGGTTACCACCGCTACGGCGCCGGCGACGCCATCCAGCTCGTGAGGATCAGGACGCTGGCCCGCATCGGCGAGCTGCCGGCGGCCGGCCCGGAGGGGTTCGCGGCCGCGATCGAGCAGATTGCCCGTACGAGGGAAAGGGTTGCTCAGGTGACCGGCGGTGATCGGCTGTTCGTGTCGCCCGAGGTGGCCGGCTACCTGGACGAGCTGCGCCGGATCGGGGTGAGCGAACGCGGCGTCGGCCGGGAACGCGAGCTGTGGAGCCTGCCCCAGCCGGCCGCCCGCACCCGCACCGGGCAGGCGGCCCGCTCGCCCGAAGACCTCCCGCGCGGCCCGGTCGCGGCCGAGTTGGTGGCCGCCACCGCCGCGGCCGCCTCACCGGCCGGGGCCCGGATCGCGGAGCCGGCCCGATGA
- the hisF gene encoding imidazole glycerol phosphate synthase subunit HisF — MTVAVRVIPCLDVDAGRVVKGVNFVDLRDAGDPVELAAAYDEAGADELTFLDVTASSDARGTMLDVVRRTAESVFIPLTVGGGVRSVENVDVLLRAGADKVGVNTAAIARPSLIEEIASRFGNQVLVLSLDVRRSAGQPSGWEVTTHGGRRSAGLDAIEWAARVADLGAGEILLNSMDADGTKAGFDLDLIAAVRKVVDIPVIASGGAGKAEHFPPAVTAGADAVLAASVFHFGELTIGEVKDSLRATGTPVR, encoded by the coding sequence ATGACGGTTGCCGTGCGCGTGATCCCCTGCCTCGACGTGGATGCGGGGCGCGTGGTCAAGGGGGTCAATTTCGTCGACCTGCGCGACGCCGGCGACCCGGTCGAGCTGGCCGCGGCCTACGACGAGGCCGGCGCCGACGAGCTGACCTTCCTCGACGTGACGGCGTCCTCCGATGCTCGCGGCACGATGCTCGACGTCGTCCGGCGTACGGCGGAATCGGTCTTCATCCCGCTGACCGTGGGCGGGGGCGTGCGCTCGGTCGAGAACGTCGACGTGCTGCTGCGGGCGGGCGCCGACAAGGTCGGGGTCAACACGGCGGCCATCGCGCGGCCATCGTTGATCGAGGAGATCGCGTCCCGGTTCGGCAACCAGGTGCTCGTGCTCTCGCTCGACGTGCGGCGCTCCGCCGGGCAGCCCAGCGGGTGGGAGGTCACCACGCACGGCGGGCGGCGCAGCGCGGGGCTCGACGCGATCGAGTGGGCTGCGCGGGTCGCTGACCTCGGGGCCGGCGAGATCCTGCTCAACTCGATGGACGCCGACGGCACCAAGGCCGGGTTCGACCTCGATCTGATCGCCGCGGTCCGCAAGGTCGTCGACATCCCGGTCATCGCCAGCGGTGGTGCGGGCAAGGCCGAGCACTTCCCGCCCGCGGTCACGGCCGGGGCCGACGCGGTGCTGGCGGCCAGCGTGTTCCACTTCGGCGAGCTGACCATCGGTGAGGTCAAGGACTCGCTGCGAGCGACCGGCACGCCCGTACGCTGA
- a CDS encoding EamA family transporter: protein MRPRDIGLAVAVMAIWGFNFVMIDVGLDHFPPLLFNALRFTLAAFPAVLFAGKPQVPWRWIIAVGLILGVTKFSLLFAGMAAGMPAGLSSLVLQSQAVFTVVFAVLLLRERPRPVQLAGLAVAVAGVGLVATRMGAAFGAFLLVVGAAACWGLSNVATRKASPPDTLRFMVWVSAVASGPLIVLSLLIDGPSADLAALRSFDLSALVALLYVGLISTLAGFAVWGNLLNAYGASTVAPFSMLVPFFGMASAAIFLGERIHAVDVAGGVLVIGGILLGLAKKPVPRLVRVEA from the coding sequence ATGAGACCACGCGACATCGGGCTGGCCGTCGCCGTCATGGCGATCTGGGGCTTCAACTTCGTCATGATCGACGTGGGCCTCGATCACTTCCCGCCGCTGCTGTTCAACGCGTTGCGTTTCACCCTGGCCGCTTTCCCGGCCGTGCTGTTCGCCGGCAAGCCGCAGGTGCCGTGGCGCTGGATCATCGCGGTCGGCCTGATCCTCGGCGTCACCAAGTTCTCGTTGCTGTTCGCGGGCATGGCGGCCGGGATGCCGGCCGGGCTGAGCTCGCTGGTGCTGCAGAGCCAGGCCGTCTTCACGGTGGTCTTCGCCGTGCTGCTGCTGCGCGAGCGGCCGCGCCCGGTGCAGCTGGCCGGGCTGGCCGTCGCGGTGGCCGGGGTGGGTCTGGTGGCGACCCGGATGGGTGCCGCGTTCGGGGCGTTCCTGCTGGTCGTGGGGGCGGCCGCGTGCTGGGGCCTGTCCAACGTCGCCACCCGCAAGGCCTCGCCGCCCGACACTTTGCGCTTCATGGTCTGGGTCAGCGCCGTCGCCTCGGGCCCGCTGATCGTGCTGTCGCTGCTGATCGACGGCCCGTCGGCCGACCTGGCCGCGCTGCGCTCGTTCGACCTGTCCGCACTGGTGGCGCTGCTCTACGTCGGGCTGATCTCGACGCTGGCCGGGTTCGCGGTCTGGGGCAACCTGCTCAACGCGTACGGGGCTTCGACCGTCGCGCCGTTCTCGATGCTCGTCCCGTTCTTCGGCATGGCCTCGGCCGCGATCTTCCTGGGCGAGCGGATCCACGCCGTGGACGTCGCCGGGGGCGTGCTGGTGATCGGCGGCATCCTGCTGGGACTGGCCAAAAAGCCAGTTCCCAGGCTGGTTAGGGTAGAGGCATGA
- a CDS encoding LysR family transcriptional regulator, whose protein sequence is MIDLGRLRALHAVASYKTVLAAGEALHCTPSAVSQQLAKLERETGATLVEKDGRRLRLTEAGQVLARHAEKVLATVDEAEAALAAHRDTVTGRLTVAAFATACRALLPYALHRLASEHPQLSTGLVEVNPHEGLEVLHRGHADLAVLDDWPEVALRYPTGVTHVELGWDVADLIVPSGHRFGDTVPRAKLTAERWIAAPAGDVCHQWLLRAVPGVQPDFHVGEFETQLTLIAAGLGVAVIPRLARSRELPPGVRVVKVTPEPKRRVVVAWREASAARPAIGAAVEALRQSWVRAATGRRAPDAP, encoded by the coding sequence ATGATTGACCTCGGGCGGCTGCGGGCCCTGCACGCCGTGGCCAGCTACAAGACGGTGCTGGCGGCGGGCGAGGCGCTGCACTGCACCCCGTCGGCGGTGTCGCAGCAGCTGGCCAAGCTCGAACGCGAGACGGGGGCCACACTCGTCGAGAAGGACGGTCGGCGGTTGCGGCTGACCGAGGCCGGCCAGGTGCTGGCCCGGCACGCCGAGAAGGTGCTGGCCACGGTCGACGAGGCCGAGGCGGCGCTGGCCGCGCACCGCGACACGGTCACCGGGCGGCTCACGGTGGCCGCCTTCGCCACGGCGTGCCGCGCCCTGCTGCCGTACGCGCTGCACCGCCTGGCCTCGGAACACCCGCAGCTGAGCACCGGCCTGGTCGAGGTCAACCCGCACGAGGGTCTCGAGGTGCTGCACCGCGGGCACGCCGACCTGGCCGTGCTCGACGACTGGCCCGAGGTGGCGCTGCGCTACCCCACCGGCGTCACGCACGTCGAGCTGGGCTGGGACGTGGCCGACCTGATCGTGCCGAGCGGCCACCGGTTCGGCGACACGGTGCCGCGCGCCAAGCTCACCGCTGAACGCTGGATCGCGGCCCCGGCGGGCGACGTCTGCCACCAGTGGCTGCTGCGGGCGGTCCCCGGCGTGCAGCCCGACTTCCACGTCGGTGAGTTCGAGACCCAGCTGACCCTGATCGCGGCCGGGCTGGGGGTCGCGGTGATCCCCCGGCTCGCCCGGTCCCGGGAGCTTCCCCCCGGCGTACGGGTTGTGAAGGTCACGCCCGAGCCGAAGCGCAGAGTCGTCGTCGCCTGGCGCGAGGCCTCCGCGGCCCGCCCGGCGATCGGGGCGGCCGTGGAGGCCCTGCGTCAGTCGTGGGTCAGGGCTGCGACAGGACGTCGAGCGCCTGACGCACCGTGA
- the priA gene encoding bifunctional 1-(5-phosphoribosyl)-5-((5-phosphoribosylamino)methylideneamino)imidazole-4-carboxamide isomerase/phosphoribosylanthranilate isomerase PriA has protein sequence MTLELLPAVDVADGQAVRLVQGAAGSETAYGDPLDAALAWQNDGAEWVHLVDLDAAFGRGSNAELLAGVVGRLDVKVELSGGIRDDESLTRALATGCARVNIGTAALEDPEWCDRVVAEYGDRVAIGLDVRGRTLSARGWTRDGGDLYEVLARLDKAGASRYVVTDITKDGTMRGPNLDLLREVCAATDKPVIASGGVSTLDDLRALATLEPVGVEGVIAGKALYAGAFTVRQALDVLSQP, from the coding sequence ATGACGCTTGAGCTGCTGCCCGCCGTCGACGTCGCGGACGGGCAGGCGGTCCGCCTCGTGCAGGGCGCCGCCGGCTCCGAGACGGCCTACGGCGATCCGCTCGACGCCGCGCTGGCCTGGCAGAACGACGGCGCCGAGTGGGTGCACCTGGTCGACCTGGACGCCGCCTTCGGGCGTGGCTCCAACGCCGAACTGCTGGCCGGTGTGGTCGGCCGCCTCGACGTCAAGGTCGAGCTGTCCGGCGGCATCCGCGACGACGAGTCGCTGACCCGGGCCCTGGCCACGGGCTGCGCGCGGGTCAACATCGGCACCGCCGCGCTGGAGGACCCGGAGTGGTGCGACCGGGTCGTCGCGGAGTACGGCGACCGTGTCGCGATCGGTCTCGACGTGCGCGGCCGCACCCTGTCGGCCCGCGGCTGGACTCGGGACGGCGGCGACCTGTACGAGGTGCTGGCCCGGCTCGACAAGGCGGGCGCGTCGCGGTACGTGGTCACCGACATCACCAAGGACGGCACGATGCGCGGCCCCAACCTCGACCTGCTGCGCGAGGTGTGCGCGGCCACCGACAAGCCGGTGATCGCCAGCGGCGGCGTGTCCACCCTGGACGACCTGCGCGCCCTGGCCACGCTGGAGCCGGTCGGCGTCGAGGGTGTGATCGCGGGCAAGGCGCTCTACGCGGGCGCTTTCACGGTGCGTCAGGCGCTCGACGTCCTGTCGCAGCCCTGA
- the hisH gene encoding imidazole glycerol phosphate synthase subunit HisH, with protein sequence MTSVVVLDYGSGNLRSAERAVARTGADVTVTSDLTAAAEADGLVVPGVGAYAACMAGIEEVGAGPMIAERVAAGRPVLGICVGMQILFEAGVEHGVESKGLGLLPGVVDKLSAERIPHMGWSTVDIPADSTLFRDMSEDDRFYFVHSYAANDLDALHRAGAKVTTASHDRPFAAAVELGPLSAAQFHPEKSGDAGYALLRNWVAGL encoded by the coding sequence ATGACGAGCGTGGTGGTGCTCGACTACGGGTCGGGCAATCTGCGGTCCGCCGAGCGGGCCGTCGCCCGTACGGGTGCGGACGTCACCGTGACCAGCGATCTGACCGCCGCCGCCGAGGCCGACGGGCTGGTCGTGCCCGGTGTCGGGGCTTACGCGGCGTGCATGGCCGGCATCGAGGAGGTCGGGGCCGGGCCGATGATCGCCGAGCGGGTCGCCGCGGGCCGCCCGGTGCTCGGCATCTGCGTCGGCATGCAGATCCTGTTCGAGGCCGGGGTCGAGCACGGCGTCGAGAGCAAGGGGCTGGGTCTGCTGCCCGGAGTGGTCGACAAGTTGTCGGCCGAGCGCATTCCGCACATGGGCTGGAGCACGGTGGACATCCCCGCTGACTCCACGCTGTTCCGCGACATGTCCGAAGACGACAGGTTCTACTTCGTGCACTCCTACGCGGCCAATGACCTCGACGCGCTTCACCGAGCCGGCGCGAAGGTGACCACAGCCAGCCACGACCGGCCGTTCGCGGCGGCCGTCGAGCTCGGCCCGCTCAGCGCCGCCCAGTTCCACCCCGAGAAGTCGGGGGACGCGGGCTACGCGCTGCTGCGCAACTGGGTTGCCGGTCTCTGA
- the hisB gene encoding imidazoleglycerol-phosphate dehydratase HisB, whose translation MSRTARIERVTNETKVLVEIDLDGTGKGDLSTGVGFYDHMLNQLARHGGFDLTVRTEGDLEIDAHHTMEDTAITLGEAFSRALGDKAGIRRYGSATIPMDEVLVRAAVDLSGRPYIVHDEPELAPYIGPVYPTSMTRHIFESFGHAAKLTLHVSVLRAARDGGKPDAHHVVETQFKAFSRALREAVEIDPRNAGQLPSTKGVL comes from the coding sequence GTGAGCCGCACCGCGCGCATCGAGCGCGTCACCAACGAGACCAAGGTGCTCGTCGAGATCGACCTCGACGGCACCGGTAAGGGCGACCTGAGCACCGGCGTCGGCTTCTACGACCACATGCTCAACCAGCTCGCCCGGCACGGCGGCTTCGACCTCACGGTGCGCACCGAGGGCGACCTCGAGATCGACGCGCACCACACCATGGAGGACACCGCGATCACGCTCGGCGAGGCCTTCTCGCGCGCGCTCGGTGACAAGGCGGGCATCCGGCGCTACGGCTCGGCCACCATCCCGATGGACGAGGTGCTCGTGCGGGCCGCCGTCGACCTGTCCGGCCGGCCGTACATCGTGCACGACGAGCCCGAACTCGCGCCGTACATCGGCCCGGTGTACCCGACCAGCATGACCCGGCACATCTTCGAGTCGTTCGGTCACGCGGCCAAACTCACGCTGCACGTGAGCGTGCTCCGCGCGGCCCGTGACGGCGGCAAGCCCGACGCCCACCACGTCGTCGAGACCCAGTTCAAGGCGTTCTCGCGGGCGCTGCGCGAGGCCGTCGAGATCGACCCGCGCAACGCCGGCCAGCTGCCGTCGACCAAGGGCGTGCTGTGA
- a CDS encoding histidinol-phosphate transaminase — protein MTTIDDLPIRDDLRGKTPYGAPQLDVAVRLNTNENSYPLPDAVVDAIAKAVQAELHELNRYPDRDAVALRADLAGYLGHGLTGANTWAANGSNEIQQQLLQAFAGPGRTALGFGPSYSMHPLLAQGTGSRWVGALRDPDFGLTPAAAVAQIEEHDPDLIFLCSPNNPTGTALDPEVVAAVLEAARGMVIVDEAYAEFARPGTPSALTVLPGHPRLVVTRTMSKAFGFAGGRLGYLAADPAVVDAVQLVRLPYHLSALTQAAARAALAQRDALLATVEAIKQQRDRIVTTLRDRGVKVADSDANFVLFEVGGDQKIAWQRLLDRGVLIRDVGLPGWLRVTAGTPAETDAFLEALK, from the coding sequence GTGACCACCATCGACGACCTGCCGATCCGTGACGATCTGCGGGGCAAGACCCCGTACGGGGCTCCGCAGCTCGACGTCGCGGTCCGGCTCAACACCAACGAGAATTCGTATCCGCTGCCCGATGCGGTGGTCGACGCGATCGCGAAGGCCGTGCAGGCCGAGCTGCACGAGCTCAACCGCTATCCCGACCGGGACGCGGTGGCGCTGCGGGCCGACCTCGCCGGGTATCTCGGGCACGGGCTGACCGGGGCCAACACCTGGGCCGCGAACGGCTCCAACGAGATCCAGCAGCAGCTGTTGCAGGCGTTCGCGGGCCCCGGCCGCACAGCGCTCGGCTTCGGCCCGTCCTATTCGATGCACCCGCTGCTGGCCCAGGGCACGGGCAGCCGGTGGGTGGGCGCGCTGCGCGACCCCGACTTCGGGCTGACCCCGGCGGCCGCGGTGGCCCAGATCGAGGAGCACGATCCCGATCTGATCTTCCTGTGCTCGCCGAACAATCCGACCGGCACGGCGCTCGACCCCGAGGTGGTCGCGGCCGTGCTGGAAGCGGCGCGCGGCATGGTGATCGTCGACGAGGCGTATGCGGAGTTCGCCCGCCCCGGCACCCCGAGCGCGCTGACCGTGCTGCCGGGCCACCCGCGCCTGGTGGTCACCCGCACGATGAGCAAGGCGTTCGGCTTCGCCGGGGGCCGGTTGGGCTATCTCGCCGCCGACCCCGCCGTGGTCGACGCCGTGCAGCTGGTGCGGCTGCCCTATCACCTGTCCGCCCTCACGCAGGCCGCCGCGCGGGCCGCCCTGGCCCAGCGCGACGCTCTGCTGGCCACCGTCGAGGCGATCAAGCAGCAGCGTGACCGCATCGTCACCACGCTCCGCGATCGCGGCGTCAAGGTGGCCGACAGCGACGCCAACTTCGTGCTGTTCGAGGTGGGTGGCGATCAGAAAATCGCTTGGCAGCGGCTGCTCGACCGCGGTGTGCTCATCCGCGACGTCGGCCTGCCGGGCTGGCTGCGCGTGACCGCGGGAACCCCGGCTGAGACCGATGCATTCTTGGAGGCCTTGAAGTGA
- the hisD gene encoding histidinol dehydrogenase → MLNRIDLRGSSRDPRGLLPRAQLDVSQAVEQIRPVVEAVHQHGFSAIREATERFDGVTLDRLRVPAAAITAAAETLEPEVRAALEVVIERARKVHADQRRTDVTTQVVDGGTVTERWIPVRRVGLYVPGGLAVYPSTVVMNVVPAQEAGVESLVVASPPQKENGGLPDARVLAACALLGVTEVYAVGGAQAIAMLGYGSDGIDEADRCEPVDVITGPGNIWVTAAKRMLRGAVGIDAEAGPTEIAILADDSADPRHLAADLISQAEHDPLAASVLVTDSEALAAAVDTELVRQVASTKHAARVQTALAGEQSGIVLVDDLEQGLRVVDAYAAEHLEIQTRNAREWALRVRNAGAIFVGAWSPVSLGDYAAGSNHVLPTGGCARHSSGLSVQSFLRGVHVIEYTEEALRDVSGHVVALANAEDLPAHGDAVKARFP, encoded by the coding sequence GTGCTGAATCGGATCGACCTGCGCGGCTCCTCCCGTGACCCGCGCGGCCTGCTGCCCCGTGCCCAGCTCGACGTCTCCCAGGCTGTCGAGCAGATCCGCCCGGTCGTCGAGGCGGTCCATCAGCATGGCTTCTCCGCGATCCGCGAGGCCACCGAGCGGTTCGACGGCGTGACCCTCGACCGGCTGCGGGTGCCCGCGGCCGCGATCACCGCCGCCGCCGAGACGCTCGAGCCGGAGGTGCGGGCGGCTCTCGAAGTGGTGATCGAGCGGGCCCGCAAGGTGCACGCCGACCAGCGCCGCACCGACGTGACCACCCAGGTCGTCGACGGCGGCACGGTCACCGAGCGCTGGATCCCGGTGCGCCGCGTCGGGCTCTACGTGCCCGGCGGCCTCGCGGTCTATCCGTCCACCGTGGTCATGAACGTGGTGCCCGCGCAGGAGGCCGGGGTCGAGTCGCTGGTCGTGGCCAGCCCGCCGCAGAAGGAGAACGGCGGCCTGCCCGACGCCCGGGTGCTGGCGGCGTGCGCGCTGCTCGGTGTGACCGAGGTCTACGCGGTCGGCGGCGCCCAGGCGATCGCCATGCTGGGTTACGGCTCCGACGGCATCGACGAGGCCGACCGCTGCGAGCCGGTCGACGTGATCACCGGCCCGGGCAACATCTGGGTCACCGCGGCCAAGCGCATGCTGCGCGGCGCCGTCGGCATCGACGCCGAGGCCGGTCCGACCGAGATCGCGATCCTGGCCGACGACTCGGCCGACCCTCGGCACCTGGCGGCCGACCTGATCAGCCAGGCCGAGCACGACCCGCTCGCGGCGAGTGTGCTGGTCACCGACTCCGAGGCGCTGGCCGCGGCGGTCGACACCGAGCTGGTGCGCCAGGTGGCGAGCACGAAACACGCCGCCCGGGTGCAGACCGCGCTGGCCGGCGAGCAGTCCGGCATCGTGCTGGTCGACGACCTCGAGCAGGGTCTGCGCGTGGTCGACGCCTACGCGGCGGAGCACCTCGAGATCCAGACCCGCAACGCGCGCGAGTGGGCCCTGCGGGTCCGCAACGCCGGCGCAATCTTCGTCGGGGCCTGGTCGCCGGTGTCGCTGGGCGACTACGCGGCCGGCTCCAACCACGTGCTGCCCACCGGTGGCTGCGCGCGGCACTCGTCGGGCCTGTCGGTGCAGTCGTTCCTGCGGGGCGTGCACGTCATCGAATACACCGAGGAGGCGCTGCGCGACGTCTCCGGTCACGTGGTCGCCCTGGCCAACGCCGAGGATCTGCCCGCGCACGGCGACGCGGTGAAGGCGAGGTTCCCGTGA